Part of the Deltaproteobacteria bacterium genome, TGTGTTGTAGCCGATGTTTACTAATGTGCGCTGCTGCGACCAGGCCGATCCGTTCCAACGCAAGATGCTTCCGTAGTTGCCGAAGGCATAAACATTGTTGGAAGCCGTTCCCCACATCACCATAATGGGATTTGAATCGCCGGTGTTCGCCTCGGCCCAGGAGCCCGTGTAGTGAAAGTATTTTCCGGAGGTGCTTCCCACCCAGATGTCGTTGGGGCCGCTTCCCCAGATTGACATCGGGCTGCTGTCGGATGTTGAGTATGAAAGTACAGGGGCGTTGCCGTCTGACCAGTAAACCGCGTATTCGTTCAGAGGGAAGCCGCTCATATATGTGATATAAACGTTTGCCGCGCTCGTTCCCCAAATGTCCATATACACCATGCCACCGCTTTCAGCGCCGCTGTCGCCTGATACCTTGGTCCAGTTTGCCCCGTCATATTTCAGGAAAACCTTGTAATTGCCGCCTACGTAAACGTGATTGGCGTCAGCCCCCCATATGCATGAAAGAGAACGGGTGGTGGGGCTTGCCACCGTTGAATCCCACGCCGCGCCGTCGTAATGCAGAATCTCGCCGTTGTTGCCCACGGCCCACACGTTGTTGGCCGCAGTGCCCCAAACCGCATTCAAATTCTCGGTGGTGTTGCTTGCTGATGCCGCCCAGACGGTGCCGTTGTAATGCATTATGATTCCGTTTTGGCCCACTGCCCAGATGTCCGTTGAAGAGCTTCCCCACACCGCGTTCAACTGCTCCACGGTGTTGCTTCTCATCTCATACCAGCCGTTGCCGTTATAACGGATTATCTGGCCAGCCATTCCCACTGCGAAGATGTCGGAGGCCGAAGACCCCCATGCGGCGAGAAGGTAGGTGGATGTGGGCTTTGGATTCTGGTGGTGCCACATGGGCGCGGCCAGCAAGGCGGAAGCCGAAACACATGCAAGCAAAAGGCAGAGGCCAAGGGAGGCAAGACGTAATCCAAGAGTCTTCATAAAGGTGTCCTTTCACACCGGGTGCGGGATATCGTAAATCAAAAAATCGGAATGATACGTATCAGAATATGTTCAACCGCTTTTGGTGATTGCATGATACCTGTCTTGGGTTGTTGCTTCAACTACTTTTTTTCCATAGAAATTTTTGTGATGATACCCAGGCAGGCGGAATAAAATGATCAAAAAAAACGCCGCAGGGGAAGCGGTTTCCCCGGCGGCGGCTTATTTATAAATGATGTGAAACAGGAGGCGTCTGTCAGGGGGTGTAGAGCATCACAAGGCAGCGGGTGACGGAGTCCGACAGGCTCCTCAGCTTGTGGGGGGTAAGGGAGTTGAAGTGCCTGGACTCGAAGGGTTTGAGCACCAGGGGCTTTCCGGCAAGGGTGAGTTCCAGCTCGCCTTCGAGTACATAGACGAACTCCTCGCCCTCGTGCTTGTAGTCAACCGGCTTGTGGGCCTTCTTGGGCTCTATGGTGATGAGAAAGGCCCTCAAATGCTCCTTTTCCGCGCCGGGGGTGAGGGTTTCGTAGGAGTAGTTTTCCGTGCGCCTCGTGTAGGCCTTTTCCCGCTCGTCCTCCATCCTTCCCATGGCCTCGCTTCCCAGAAAGGCCGACGGGTCCACGTCGAGCGCGCGGGCCAGCCGCAGAAGAAAGCTTACGGGCGGGGTCACCTCGTCCTTTTCCACCTGGGCCAGGAATTCCGGGGTCTGGCCCGTTGCCTGGGCAAGGTCGGCAAGGCTCCAGGAGCGAGCGGTACGGAGTTTTTCGACGATCCGCCCCGGCCCTCCGGCGGCTCCGGGCTCCGCCGTGTCCGGCTCGCACACGTTTTCCGCAAGGCGCTTCAAGGTGGCCGCCTTGACCTTTGCCGCAAGAACGGAAACGAAGGAGACCGCGTCGGCCACTATTCCCACGTCCGCTGTCTCGAAGATGGGCGCGTTTTTGTCGCGGTTTATGGCCACTATGGACTGGGCTTCCGCTATTCCGGCCGTGTACTGCACGGCCCCGCTGGTGCCTGCGGAGATGAGGAGTTTCGGCGCGACGGATTTTCCCGTCTGGCCTATGAGGCGTTCCTCGTCGATCCAGTGGTTGAGAACAGGCGGACGGGTGGCCCCAAGCTGGCCCGAAAGGGCGGCGGCAAGCTCCCTTAAGCGCGAGAAACCCTCCGGGCTTCCCATGCCCGCGCCGCCCGCCACCACTATTTCGGCGTCGGTAAGCCCGCCCTTTTCGCGCTTTTCCGGCCTGGAGGCCAGAAGCCGGAGACCGGGAACCGCCGACAGTTCGCCCGCGTCGAAAACCGTGACCGGGGCGAAGGCGCTGGCTTTCCCTTCCATGCGCTCGAAGGCCGTGGGGTTGACTGTTACGTAGCCCTCGCTCTGGCCGTCGGCAAAGCCTATGCGGGCCATGATCCTGCCACCCCAGGAGGGGCAGTCGGCCACGAAGCGGCCATCCAGAAGGCTTAGGGCCTCGCAGTCGGCCACGAGCCCCGCGTTCCGCTCCACAGCAAGCCTTGCCGCAGTTTCCCGCATGAAGTCGTTTAGGGGAAAAAGCATGAGAGCCGCCCCGTGCGCTTCCACGAACCGGGCAAGGGCTTCGGCGAAAAGGTCGGCGCGGGCCGCCAAAGGATCGGACGCAGTGATTTTCACCACAAGGTCCGCCCCGTGGGCCGCGCACTCGCTGGCCGCCTCGTCAAAGGCCGCGCAGGCGGATTCCGGCGGCCCCACGATAAGGGCCTCCACCGTAACGCCTGTCTTTTTGGCAAGGGCCGCCGCCATGGAGACGACATTTAAGCTCGCGCCCAAAAACCTCTGACTGCGAAGGTCGGCCACCACCCGTATGGATTTTTCGATCATAATTTTTTTTCCGCCGATATTGTTCGGAAATCGGAAGCGCGTCCTTATCATTTTTTTGAAGCAGGCAGGAAATAAAGCCTGTCTATCAATTTGAACTTTGGCGATGAAATGCTAAGATTCGCGAGAAGCCATAAGAGCCGCGCGTACTGAAAGTACGTGACGGAATTGGCTTTGAAGCGCTGGCGCTGTCAGTTCGCATTTTAGACAGGCGTTCAGACAAGGCCCCTGCTTGTCCATCTCGCCACAAGCTCCTCCGCCATGGCCTCGTTCGATCCCAGAAGAAACTCGCACTTGCGTTTTCCGCCCGCCCTTATCATGGAAAAGACCCGCGTGGGGCTTCCGTCAAGGCCGATCAAAGCCGGATCGAGGCCCATGTCGAGAGCGGATTTCACTTCGATTTCGCCTTTGTCGTAGGCCTCGGCAATTCCCGAAAGGCCCAGGTCGCGGGGTTTGGCCGCCTGGGGATGGGCGGAAAGAACCGCCGGAAGATCGGTGGAAAAGACCTCCTCGAAGCCGTCGGCCCTTCTGGTCACCACGAGCCCTTCCCCGTCGGGCTCCACGGAAAAGGCCTGGGACACGAAGGGAAGCGCGAGCAACCGTGCGGTCTGGGCCCCCACCTGGCCGGAGTCGGAATCGGCCGAGCGCGCGCCCAGAAGAACGAGGTCGAAGGGGCCGCAGGCCCTTATCCCGGCGGCCAGGACCCTGGCGGTTGCCAGGGTGTCGCTTCCGGCCATTTTGGGATCGGACAGGAGAACCGCGCGGTCGGCCCCGGCGGCAAGGGCTGCTGCCAGGGCGTACCGGGCGGGTTCCGGCCCCATTGAAAGGGCGCACACGCTTCCGCCAAGGGTGTCCCTGAGATTGAGCGCAAGCGATAAGGCCACCCGGTCGAAGGGGTTGATGTCGCTGTTTTCGGCGTCGCGGGCAAGTGTCGGCCCGGGGCCGGACGAAGGGGCGGCCATCACCACCGATTTCACGCAGACTGCAATCTTTAGAGCCATGATCTTCTTTCCGGTCATTCTTCCAAAACTGAACGGGCAATGACCAAACGGTGAATTTCGCTGGTGCCCTCGTAAAGGCGCGTGACCCTTGCGTCCCGAAAGTGGCGCTCCACCGAGTAGGCCTTGGAGTAGCCGTAGCCGCCGTGAATCTGCACAGCCATGTCGGTGACCCGGCTTGCCGACTCGCTGGCGTAGAGCTTGGCCATGGCTGCCGCCTTTGTGAAGTTTTTCCCGGCGTCCTTCAGGAGCGCGGCCCGAAGCACCAGAAGGCGCGCGGCGTCGACCTCGGTGGCCATGTCGGCCAGCATGAAGGCCACGCCCTGGTGGCGGCCTATGGGAACGTCGAACTGGCGGCGCTGCT contains:
- a CDS encoding electron transfer flavoprotein subunit beta/FixA family protein, with amino-acid sequence MALKIAVCVKSVVMAAPSSGPGPTLARDAENSDINPFDRVALSLALNLRDTLGGSVCALSMGPEPARYALAAALAAGADRAVLLSDPKMAGSDTLATARVLAAGIRACGPFDLVLLGARSADSDSGQVGAQTARLLALPFVSQAFSVEPDGEGLVVTRRADGFEEVFSTDLPAVLSAHPQAAKPRDLGLSGIAEAYDKGEIEVKSALDMGLDPALIGLDGSPTRVFSMIRAGGKRKCEFLLGSNEAMAEELVARWTSRGLV
- a CDS encoding cupin domain-containing protein, with translation MIEKSIRVVADLRSQRFLGASLNVVSMAAALAKKTGVTVEALIVGPPESACAAFDEAASECAAHGADLVVKITASDPLAARADLFAEALARFVEAHGAALMLFPLNDFMRETAARLAVERNAGLVADCEALSLLDGRFVADCPSWGGRIMARIGFADGQSEGYVTVNPTAFERMEGKASAFAPVTVFDAGELSAVPGLRLLASRPEKREKGGLTDAEIVVAGGAGMGSPEGFSRLRELAAALSGQLGATRPPVLNHWIDEERLIGQTGKSVAPKLLISAGTSGAVQYTAGIAEAQSIVAINRDKNAPIFETADVGIVADAVSFVSVLAAKVKAATLKRLAENVCEPDTAEPGAAGGPGRIVEKLRTARSWSLADLAQATGQTPEFLAQVEKDEVTPPVSFLLRLARALDVDPSAFLGSEAMGRMEDEREKAYTRRTENYSYETLTPGAEKEHLRAFLITIEPKKAHKPVDYKHEGEEFVYVLEGELELTLAGKPLVLKPFESRHFNSLTPHKLRSLSDSVTRCLVMLYTP